CAGTCATTTCCCCGTTTCGCGCCACAGATACCGGGCAGCAAGCGCCGCAATGATTACGAATGGCGTTATAATACGCTCGTGTGGTGTGTTCGAGGAAACGGGCGGCCGAACGGGAATCTGAGACTTCTCGCCCGGTACGGTCCGGGAGGGTGGCGCCATGAGTCGTTATCGAATGGAATGCGCGACATTGCTTGCGGCGGCGTTGTGCGCGTGGCTGGTGACGGCGTGCCCGCCAGAAGGCGAAGACGAGCGCGATTATCGCGAAGATATGCGCGGATTCGTGGAGAACATCGCGGCGTATGCGCGAGCAACCGACGCGGACTTCATCGTCGTGCCGCAGAATGGCGAAGCGTTGCTGACCGGCGACGGAACCGGCGACGGCGTGCTGAGCGACGCGTACGTCGCGGCGATTGACGGCCAAGGTCGCGAGGACCTCTTCTACGGCTACGAACAAGACAATACGCCCACGCCTGCCTCGGAACGCGACGCCATGCTCGCGCTTCTCGACCTTGCGGAGGATCAGGGGATCGAGGCGCTGATCACCGACTACTGTTGGACAAACGCGTACGTCGACAATTCCTGTGCGTGGGCCGCATCGCGCGGATTCATCTCGTTTGCGGCGAACCACCGTGACCTCGACTCGATTCCGCCCTATCCCGCAGCGCCGTACAACGTCCACGCGGGAGACATTGCGTTGCTTAGCGATGCGCGCAATTTCCTCTATGTCCTCGATCCAAACGCATTCGCTTCGCGCTCTGCCTATCTCGATGCGATCGCGAACACGAACTACGACCTGCTCATCATCGATCTGTTCTTCGATGAAACCGCGTTGACGCCGCAGGAATTGGCGTCGCTGAAGAGCAAGGCGAACGGCGGCGCGCGGCTGGTGCTGTGTTACATGAGCATTGGCGAAGCCGAGGACTATCGCTACTATTGGCAGCCGGGCTGGTCCGTGGGCAATCCGGCGTGGCTCGAAGCGGAAAATCCCGACTGGGAGGGCAACTACAAGGTGCGCTATTGGGAGCCCGGCTGGCAGGCTGTCATTTACGGCGGTCCGGGCGCGTATCTTGACCGCATTCTCGCCGCTGGTTTCGACGGCGTGTATCTCGACATAATCGACGCCTATGAGTACTTCGAGGCCCGCTAACCCGGGGCGTCCGGTGGAAAACGGGCGGGATAGGCCGGTAAAGTACGGCAACAGCATGGACAGTCCTGTTCAAGAAAGGGGAACGCGTCATGACCCTGTTACTGCCTGCCGCACTGCTCGCCATCACCCTGCAAGCGGAGCCGGTCCCGGTTATCCTGGATACGGACTTGGGTGATGATATCGACGACACATGGGCGCTTGCCATGTTGCTCGGGATGGACACCGTGGACCTGAAGCTTATCGTAACGGCGTCGGACGATACGCCGACGAAGACGCGGCTGGTGGCGAAAATACTCGAATACGTGGCGCGCACGGATATTCCCCTGGGCACGGGCGTGAAGACGAGCGACAACGCTATTCATCAGGCGCAATGGCTCGGCGATTATGACTTGGCAACCTATGAGGGGAAGGTGCACGCAGATGGTGTTCAGGCAATGATCGATTGCATCAACGCGAGTCCCGTGACTGTGACGCTGTGCGTTATCGGGCCGCAGACGAACCTGCGCGAGGCATTGCGGCGCGACCCCGGTATTGCGAGCAAGGCGCGGGTGGTGTCCATGGCGGGAAGTGTCCACATCGGTTATGCCGGGAAGGAAGGGCGCGTGCCGGAATGGAACGTGCACAAGGACGTGGAGGCCGCGCGCGCCGTCTTTGCCGCGCCATGGGAGATCGTCATGGCGCCACTGGACATCAATGGGACGCTGACGCTCGAAGGAGAGCGGTATCTCGCGGTCGCGGAATCGGGCGCACCGCTCGCGCGTGTCGTGACCGAGAACTATCAGGCATGGTCGAACCGGGACCATTACGGCGCGGACGCGAGCAGCGCGCTCTTCGACACGACGGCGACGTACCTCTGCTTCGCGGACGCGGCGATGGAATTGGAGACGGTGACGCTGATTATCGATGACAAAGGCAACACCATACCGGACGAAACGGGGCGTCCGGTCCGTTGCGCGTTGCGTTGGAAAGACCGCGTCGCTTTCGAGGAACTCTTGGTCGCGGCCTTGACCGGGGCAGCGCAGGCGCAACCGTAACGCGGTCTTCGTCGCCGCGGGTGCGCCCGGTTACAGGACGCTCGCGATGGCGTCGCAGAGGCGGTCCATGTTGCCCTCGGTCATGCCGGCCACATTGATGCGGCCCGATCCCACGATGTAGATCGCGTAGCGGTCGCGCAGTGCGGCGACCTGTTCGCGATTCAAGCCCGAGAACGAGAACATGCCTCGCTGCCGCGTAATGAACGAAAAATCCGTCTTT
This portion of the Candidatus Hydrogenedentota bacterium genome encodes:
- a CDS encoding endo alpha-1,4 polygalactosaminidase, with product MSRYRMECATLLAAALCAWLVTACPPEGEDERDYREDMRGFVENIAAYARATDADFIVVPQNGEALLTGDGTGDGVLSDAYVAAIDGQGREDLFYGYEQDNTPTPASERDAMLALLDLAEDQGIEALITDYCWTNAYVDNSCAWAASRGFISFAANHRDLDSIPPYPAAPYNVHAGDIALLSDARNFLYVLDPNAFASRSAYLDAIANTNYDLLIIDLFFDETALTPQELASLKSKANGGARLVLCYMSIGEAEDYRYYWQPGWSVGNPAWLEAENPDWEGNYKVRYWEPGWQAVIYGGPGAYLDRILAAGFDGVYLDIIDAYEYFEAR
- a CDS encoding nucleoside hydrolase — translated: MTLLLPAALLAITLQAEPVPVILDTDLGDDIDDTWALAMLLGMDTVDLKLIVTASDDTPTKTRLVAKILEYVARTDIPLGTGVKTSDNAIHQAQWLGDYDLATYEGKVHADGVQAMIDCINASPVTVTLCVIGPQTNLREALRRDPGIASKARVVSMAGSVHIGYAGKEGRVPEWNVHKDVEAARAVFAAPWEIVMAPLDINGTLTLEGERYLAVAESGAPLARVVTENYQAWSNRDHYGADASSALFDTTATYLCFADAAMELETVTLIIDDKGNTIPDETGRPVRCALRWKDRVAFEELLVAALTGAAQAQP